A genomic region of Fusobacterium perfoetens contains the following coding sequences:
- the coaBC gene encoding bifunctional phosphopantothenoylcysteine decarboxylase/phosphopantothenate--cysteine ligase CoaBC, with the protein MKNILIGVCGGIAAYKTANIISKLKKKGHNVKIIMTENATKIITPLTLETLSRNKVVVDMWDINRGYEVEHISLADWADVMLIAPATYNIVGKVANGIADDMLSTVISACTKPKYFALAMNVNMYENPILKENIEKLKKYENYHFIEADEGFLACNVNAKGRLKNEDDIVEILEDSFIETEKTLEGKTILITAGRTEEPIDPVRYLSNNSSGQMGYALAEQAIKLGGNVILVSGPTNLPVPKGLKEFVQTRTAIQMYEAVMERFNSVDIAIACAAVADYKPKVCAKEKIKKKEGDLIIELDRNPDILFNMGQKKTHQFLIGFAAETENILENALGKLKKKNLDMIVANDAHVMRSSNNAATIIRKDTTQISTGEKSKKELALDILNEAVNILNKN; encoded by the coding sequence ATGAAAAATATTCTAATAGGTGTCTGTGGCGGTATTGCTGCATATAAAACTGCAAATATAATTTCAAAACTTAAGAAAAAAGGGCATAATGTAAAAATTATTATGACTGAAAATGCAACAAAAATTATTACCCCTCTTACTCTTGAAACTCTTTCAAGAAATAAAGTTGTTGTAGATATGTGGGATATAAACAGAGGGTATGAAGTTGAGCATATCTCTTTGGCTGATTGGGCAGATGTAATGCTTATTGCTCCTGCAACTTATAATATTGTAGGAAAAGTTGCAAATGGAATAGCTGACGATATGCTTTCTACTGTTATATCAGCATGTACAAAACCAAAATACTTTGCTCTTGCTATGAATGTTAATATGTATGAGAATCCAATATTAAAAGAAAATATAGAAAAATTAAAAAAATATGAAAACTATCACTTTATAGAAGCTGATGAAGGATTTTTAGCTTGTAATGTAAATGCAAAAGGGCGTCTTAAAAATGAAGATGATATCGTTGAAATTTTAGAAGACTCTTTTATTGAGACAGAAAAAACTCTTGAAGGAAAAACAATTTTAATAACAGCTGGAAGAACAGAAGAACCTATTGATCCTGTAAGATACTTAAGTAATAATTCAAGTGGGCAAATGGGATATGCTCTTGCTGAGCAAGCAATAAAATTAGGAGGAAATGTTATCCTTGTTTCAGGGCCTACAAATCTTCCTGTTCCAAAAGGTCTTAAAGAATTTGTTCAGACAAGAACAGCTATCCAAATGTATGAAGCTGTTATGGAAAGATTTAATAGTGTTGATATTGCGATTGCATGCGCAGCTGTAGCTGATTACAAACCTAAAGTATGTGCTAAAGAAAAAATTAAAAAGAAAGAAGGAGATCTTATCATTGAATTAGATAGAAATCCAGATATTCTTTTTAATATGGGGCAGAAAAAAACTCATCAGTTTTTAATAGGTTTTGCTGCTGAAACTGAAAATATCTTAGAAAATGCTCTTGGAAAATTAAAAAAGAAAAACTTAGATATGATTGTTGCAAATGATGCTCATGTTATGAGAAGCAGTAATAATGCTGCAACTATCATCAGAAAAGATACAACTCAAATTTCTACTGGTGAAAAGAGTAAAAAAGAGTTGGCTCTTGATATTCTAAATGAAGCAGTAAATATTTTAAATAAAAATTAA
- a CDS encoding Na+/H+ antiporter NhaC family protein: MENKKSSFIGLVPFIIFILVYLGSGMYFQAKGVEMAFYQLPAPVAIFIGIIAAFALFKGSITHKFDSFLKGCGEENIIIMCIIYLLAGAFASVSKSMGGVDATVNFGLTYIPAQYVTAGMFIIAAFIATATGTSVGAVVALGPIAIGLAEKGGISMPIILAALMGGAMFGDNLSVISDTTIAATRTQGVEMRDKFRVNLTLALPAAVVTVILLLIFGKPEVIPEVQEYSYSIIKVLPYILVLGLSLAGMNVFVVLTLGIAVSGVIGFAYGEFTFLKYAQGIYAGFTGMTEIFLLSLLTGGLAVMVREAGGIDWLIEKIQKIMTGKKSAILGVGLLVGLIDMAVANNTVAIIISGPIAKKISNQYKIDPRKTATVLDVFSCIAQGAIPYGAQMLILLGFTQGAVSFLDVFPLLWYQGMLLILSILSFFIPFADYYINKNPWDWSKEELDLD; the protein is encoded by the coding sequence ATGGAAAACAAAAAAAGTAGCTTCATAGGATTGGTACCATTTATAATTTTTATTTTAGTTTATTTAGGAAGTGGAATGTATTTCCAAGCTAAAGGTGTAGAAATGGCATTCTATCAACTTCCAGCACCAGTTGCGATATTTATTGGAATCATAGCTGCATTTGCACTATTTAAAGGAAGCATAACTCATAAGTTTGATTCTTTCTTAAAAGGATGTGGAGAAGAAAATATTATTATAATGTGTATTATTTATCTTCTTGCAGGTGCTTTTGCTAGCGTTTCAAAATCAATGGGTGGTGTTGATGCAACAGTTAACTTTGGATTAACTTATATTCCAGCTCAATATGTAACTGCAGGTATGTTTATTATAGCTGCCTTCATTGCAACAGCAACAGGAACTTCAGTAGGTGCTGTAGTTGCTTTAGGTCCAATAGCTATTGGTCTTGCAGAAAAAGGTGGAATCAGTATGCCAATAATTCTTGCTGCTCTTATGGGTGGAGCAATGTTTGGTGATAACTTATCAGTTATTTCAGATACAACTATAGCTGCAACAAGAACTCAAGGTGTTGAAATGAGAGACAAATTCAGAGTAAACTTAACATTGGCATTACCAGCAGCAGTTGTTACAGTAATATTATTATTAATATTTGGAAAACCAGAAGTTATACCTGAAGTTCAAGAATATAGCTACAGTATAATTAAAGTATTGCCATATATTCTTGTACTTGGATTATCTCTTGCTGGAATGAATGTTTTCGTTGTATTGACATTAGGAATTGCTGTTTCAGGAGTTATAGGATTTGCTTATGGTGAATTTACATTCCTTAAATATGCACAAGGAATATATGCTGGATTTACTGGAATGACAGAAATCTTCTTGTTATCATTATTAACAGGTGGACTTGCAGTAATGGTAAGAGAAGCTGGAGGTATAGACTGGCTTATAGAAAAAATACAAAAAATTATGACAGGTAAGAAAAGTGCTATTTTAGGTGTAGGTCTTTTAGTTGGACTTATAGATATGGCAGTTGCAAATAATACAGTTGCTATTATTATAAGTGGACCTATTGCTAAAAAAATTAGTAATCAATATAAGATAGACCCTAGAAAAACAGCTACAGTTCTTGATGTATTCTCTTGTATAGCTCAAGGTGCTATCCCTTACGGAGCTCAAATGCTTATTCTTTTAGGATTTACTCAAGGTGCAGTAAGCTTCTTAGATGTATTCCCATTATTATGGTATCAAGGAATGCTTCTAATATTATCAATTTTATCTTTCTTTATCCCATTTGCTGATTATTATATTAATAAAAATCCTTGGGACTGGAGCAAAGAAGAACTTGATCTTGATTAA
- a CDS encoding glutathione peroxidase: MTIYDFKVKDSKGNEVLMSDYKDKVLLIVNTATGCGFTPQYDGLEALYEKYKDMGFEILDFPCNQFLNQAPGTNEEIIQFCQLKFGTKFKTFSKIKVNGKDAEPLYTFLKEKAQEEIKNEKTTSFKEKLEKLGHAIMGKEIKWNFTKFLVDKNGNVVKRYSPTVTPEEIAPKIEELLAEK; encoded by the coding sequence ATGACTATCTACGATTTTAAAGTAAAAGATTCAAAAGGAAATGAAGTTTTAATGTCAGATTATAAAGATAAAGTTCTTCTTATTGTAAATACAGCTACAGGATGTGGATTTACTCCACAATATGATGGACTTGAAGCTCTGTATGAAAAATATAAAGACATGGGATTTGAAATTTTAGATTTTCCATGTAACCAATTTTTAAACCAAGCTCCAGGAACAAATGAAGAAATAATTCAGTTCTGTCAGCTTAAATTTGGAACTAAATTTAAAACTTTCAGTAAAATAAAAGTAAATGGAAAAGATGCAGAACCTTTATACACATTTTTAAAAGAAAAAGCTCAGGAAGAAATTAAAAATGAAAAAACTACTTCTTTTAAAGAAAAACTTGAAAAATTAGGACATGCTATAATGGGAAAAGAAATTAAATGGAATTTTACAAAATTCCTTGTTGATAAAAACGGAAATGTAGTAAAAAGATATTCTCCTACAGTTACTCCTGAGGAAATAGCTCCTAAAATTGAAGAACTTTTAGCTGAAAAATAA
- the asnA gene encoding aspartate--ammonia ligase: MEDVLVPEGYENKLSLLETEVSIKKVKDFFERALSYELNLTRVSAPLFVREDSGLNDNLSGYEKPVSFTTKLEDGNYHIVHSLAKWKRMALYKYQFPMHTGLYTDMNAIRREEDLSNIHSLYVDQWDWELIIKKEERTTKTLQHIVRNIFRAFKKTEEYILREYPQLSKKLPEEITFITSQELEDRYPNLTPKEREHAIAKEYKAVFISQIGKTLNSGEKHDGRAPDYDDWELNGDILFWYPPLNRSVELSSMGIRVSEESLAKQLKLANAEERKEFPFHKALLEGKLPYTIGGGIGQSRICLFFLDKVHIGEVQASIWPKEMVEAYEKHGVHFL; this comes from the coding sequence ATGGAAGATGTATTAGTACCAGAAGGATATGAAAACAAATTAAGCCTTCTTGAAACAGAGGTAAGTATTAAAAAAGTAAAGGATTTCTTTGAAAGAGCACTATCTTATGAATTAAATCTAACAAGAGTTTCTGCTCCGTTATTTGTAAGAGAAGATTCAGGTCTTAACGACAACTTAAGTGGTTATGAAAAACCAGTATCTTTTACAACTAAACTTGAAGATGGAAATTATCACATTGTCCATTCTCTTGCTAAATGGAAAAGAATGGCTCTTTACAAATATCAGTTCCCTATGCATACAGGGCTTTATACAGATATGAATGCTATAAGAAGAGAGGAAGATCTTTCAAATATCCACTCTCTTTATGTTGACCAATGGGACTGGGAACTTATTATAAAAAAAGAAGAAAGAACTACTAAAACTTTACAACATATTGTAAGAAATATTTTCAGAGCTTTCAAAAAAACAGAAGAATATATTTTAAGAGAATATCCTCAACTTTCTAAAAAACTTCCTGAAGAAATTACTTTCATTACTTCTCAGGAACTTGAAGACAGATATCCTAATCTTACTCCAAAAGAAAGAGAACATGCAATAGCAAAAGAATATAAAGCTGTATTTATTTCTCAGATTGGAAAAACTTTAAACTCAGGAGAAAAACATGATGGAAGAGCTCCTGACTATGATGACTGGGAACTAAATGGAGATATTTTATTCTGGTATCCTCCTTTAAACAGATCTGTTGAACTTTCTTCAATGGGAATAAGAGTAAGTGAAGAAAGTCTTGCAAAACAATTAAAACTTGCAAATGCTGAAGAAAGAAAAGAATTTCCTTTCCATAAAGCATTATTAGAAGGAAAACTTCCATACACAATTGGAGGAGGAATTGGACAATCAAGAATTTGTCTTTTCTTCCTTGATAAAGTTCATATTGGAGAAGTTCAAGCATCTATATGGCCTAAAGAAATGGTTGAAGCATATGAAAAACATGGAGTTCATTTCTTATAA
- a CDS encoding DUF2023 family protein: MSSEKRNELSVFFHMLYELNKGLRNLALLTTTVENRELIEDRLEKCGYECIIEELKSGYINIFFGIKEPIDVLKKFKKNSLKDFTPEEDFILGILLGYNTNQQCKRYLTRKAG; the protein is encoded by the coding sequence ATGAGCAGTGAAAAAAGAAATGAATTAAGTGTATTTTTCCATATGCTGTATGAACTTAATAAAGGATTAAGAAATCTTGCCCTTTTAACAACTACTGTGGAAAATAGAGAGCTTATAGAAGACAGGCTTGAAAAATGTGGTTATGAATGTATAATAGAAGAGCTTAAATCTGGATACATCAATATTTTCTTTGGAATAAAAGAGCCTATAGATGTTTTAAAAAAATTTAAGAAGAATTCTCTTAAAGATTTTACTCCTGAGGAAGATTTTATTCTTGGAATTCTTTTAGGATATAATACAAACCAGCAATGTAAAAGATATCTTACAAGAAAAGCTGGATAA
- a CDS encoding flavodoxin, which translates to MKTGIFYGSTTGTTESIAEKIGALLGADVMPAAEIEKVEDYDFVIFATSTWGMGDLQDDWQGALEILVSKNLSGKKVGFIGVGDQASFGDTFVDGIGIIYNEIKDKGITLVGKTSVDGYSFSDSKAVEDGEFIGLVIDENNQSELTDERIKLWVEKVR; encoded by the coding sequence ATGAAAACAGGAATTTTTTATGGAAGTACAACAGGAACAACAGAAAGTATTGCAGAAAAAATAGGTGCTTTACTTGGAGCAGATGTAATGCCAGCTGCTGAAATTGAGAAAGTTGAAGATTATGATTTTGTAATTTTTGCAACATCAACTTGGGGAATGGGAGATCTTCAAGATGATTGGCAGGGAGCTTTAGAGATTCTTGTATCTAAAAATCTTTCAGGAAAAAAAGTAGGTTTTATAGGAGTAGGTGACCAAGCTTCTTTTGGAGATACATTTGTTGATGGAATAGGAATTATTTACAATGAAATAAAAGATAAAGGAATAACTCTTGTAGGAAAGACATCAGTTGATGGATATTCTTTTTCTGATTCAAAAGCAGTAGAAGATGGTGAATTTATAGGTCTTGTAATTGATGAAAATAACCAAAGTGAATTAACAGATGAAAGAATTAAGCTTTGGGTAGAGAAGGTAAGATAA
- a CDS encoding nitrite/sulfite reductase: MENYNEMLKSEISSFRELGHRFFNKEVSVGDFKGASGGMGVYAQRGGQSFMIRLRTSSGVISKEHMRLISSFAEQYKVENIHLTTRQAVQLHNLGIDDVCDIMETAIDHGLYTRGGGGNFPRNVSLSVLSGVEKNEYFDVTDFALKTGEYLMSQITSYKLPRKLKIAFSSSDKDDSNATLNDLGFMATIKDGKPYFRVFLAGGLGANPGVSLHYNNLIEPKDILHHVEAMTQLFMAEGDYKNKAKARTRYIPRRMGTDAFLECYEKHLAQVKAERNLDVNIPVVLSETLESYSHKLPETVCLIHQRQDNMYTVVIHPLNGQLPKKDFENITAFLEKYDIKEVRLSMNESMYVRNLNEKQAEELLDITKDIRMKSKVQQSVSCIGIPTCQMGIEQSQKLLSEILAYLKENNTPDEYLPSIHISGCQNSCSRHQINEIGFAGGKRKIGDALEDVFDLYIGGIFSREKTELGKKVGTLIMRQIPEFINNLAIELNKNEMPFREYISTKEDEFNKIVSPYLV, translated from the coding sequence ATGGAAAATTATAATGAAATGCTTAAATCTGAAATAAGCAGTTTCCGTGAATTAGGACATAGATTTTTTAACAAAGAAGTTTCTGTGGGAGATTTCAAAGGAGCTTCTGGAGGAATGGGAGTATATGCTCAAAGAGGAGGACAAAGTTTTATGATAAGACTTCGTACTTCTTCAGGTGTTATTTCCAAAGAACATATGAGACTTATCTCATCTTTTGCAGAACAATATAAAGTAGAAAACATACATCTTACTACAAGACAAGCTGTACAACTTCATAACCTTGGAATTGATGATGTGTGTGACATTATGGAAACAGCTATTGATCATGGATTATATACTCGTGGAGGAGGAGGAAACTTCCCTAGAAATGTTTCTCTTTCTGTTTTATCTGGAGTAGAAAAAAATGAGTATTTTGATGTGACTGATTTTGCTCTTAAAACTGGAGAATATTTAATGAGTCAAATCACATCTTATAAACTTCCTAGAAAATTAAAAATTGCATTTTCTTCAAGTGACAAAGATGATTCAAATGCGACTTTAAATGATCTTGGATTTATGGCTACTATAAAAGACGGAAAACCATATTTCAGAGTCTTTCTTGCTGGAGGACTTGGAGCAAATCCTGGAGTCTCTCTTCATTATAATAACCTTATAGAACCTAAAGATATACTTCACCATGTTGAAGCTATGACACAACTTTTCATGGCAGAAGGAGATTATAAAAATAAAGCCAAAGCAAGAACAAGATATATTCCAAGAAGAATGGGAACTGATGCTTTCCTTGAATGTTATGAAAAACATCTTGCACAAGTAAAAGCAGAAAGAAATCTTGATGTAAACATTCCTGTTGTTTTATCTGAAACTTTAGAAAGTTACTCACATAAACTTCCTGAAACAGTTTGTCTTATTCATCAAAGACAAGATAATATGTACACAGTTGTTATACATCCATTAAATGGACAACTTCCTAAAAAAGATTTTGAAAATATAACAGCTTTTCTTGAAAAATATGATATCAAAGAAGTAAGATTAAGTATGAATGAAAGTATGTATGTAAGAAATCTTAATGAAAAACAAGCTGAAGAACTTCTTGATATTACAAAAGATATAAGAATGAAATCAAAAGTTCAACAAAGTGTAAGTTGTATTGGTATACCAACATGTCAAATGGGTATAGAACAAAGTCAAAAACTTCTTTCAGAAATTCTTGCATACCTTAAAGAAAATAATACTCCTGATGAATATCTTCCTTCTATTCATATTTCAGGTTGTCAAAACTCATGTAGCAGACATCAAATTAATGAAATAGGATTTGCAGGAGGAAAAAGAAAAATAGGAGATGCCCTTGAAGATGTCTTTGATTTATATATAGGAGGAATATTCAGCAGAGAAAAAACTGAACTTGGAAAAAAAGTTGGAACTCTTATCATGAGACAGATTCCTGAATTTATAAATAACCTTGCTATTGAACTTAATAAAAATGAAATGCCTTTCAGAGAATATATAAGTACAAAAGAGGACGAATTTAATAAAATTGTTTCTCCATACTTAGTATAA
- a CDS encoding DMT family transporter, with product MLDNKNRSLLQIHFAVLLFGLTGVFGKLITLPSTILVLGRLISSSFSIFAYMKITKKNISLKDRKHYLSFLFLGFLLAVHWTTFYESIKLSTVAIGLLTFSTFPVFVTFIEPYFFKEKIQISDIITAIVTFVGIFFVVPEFEFGNEMTIGALLGILSGFTYAFLSVLNRKFTKDYSGAMIAFYEQSMAALFLIPCYFMTQPIISISNIWLTILLGTIFTALPHTLFIGGMKYVKTQTAGIITCLEPLYGIILAAVLIHEIPNFKVILGGIIILGTVLYSTLKSKKQS from the coding sequence ATGCTTGACAATAAAAACCGTAGCTTACTTCAAATACATTTTGCTGTCCTTCTTTTTGGACTTACTGGAGTATTTGGAAAACTTATTACTCTGCCAAGTACAATTTTAGTTTTAGGAAGACTTATTTCTTCTTCATTTTCAATTTTTGCTTATATGAAAATCACAAAGAAAAATATCAGCTTAAAAGACAGAAAACATTATCTTTCTTTTTTATTTTTAGGATTTCTTCTAGCTGTGCATTGGACAACATTTTACGAATCAATAAAGCTTTCAACTGTAGCAATAGGACTTTTAACATTTTCAACTTTTCCTGTCTTTGTTACTTTTATTGAACCATATTTTTTCAAAGAAAAAATACAGATTTCTGATATTATAACTGCCATTGTTACATTCGTAGGAATATTTTTTGTTGTTCCAGAATTTGAATTTGGAAATGAAATGACCATAGGAGCTCTTCTTGGAATACTTTCTGGATTTACATATGCTTTTCTTTCTGTACTTAATAGAAAATTTACAAAAGATTATAGTGGAGCTATGATTGCTTTTTATGAACAAAGCATGGCTGCATTATTTTTAATTCCATGTTATTTTATGACTCAGCCTATTATATCTATTTCAAATATATGGCTTACTATACTTCTTGGAACTATTTTTACAGCTCTTCCTCACACTTTATTTATTGGAGGAATGAAATATGTTAAAACTCAGACAGCTGGTATTATAACTTGCCTTGAACCACTATACGGAATTATTTTGGCAGCTGTTCTTATACACGAAATTCCAAATTTTAAAGTTATTCTAGGAGGAATTATTATTTTAGGAACTGTTCTTTACTCAACTCTGAAATCTAAAAAACAATCATAA